The following are from one region of the Cyanobium gracile PCC 6307 genome:
- the dapF gene encoding diaminopimelate epimerase: MLQFSKYQGLGNDFLLLDGRSLEDPEGLFGLTPERVQRLCDRRFGVGGDGVILALPPREGGELRMRIFNADGTEPEMCGNGIRCLARFLADSDGDQAPRSWEIETLAGRMVPALAEDGRIRVDMGPPFLTPESVPTTLAVGEQGLPVGELEVLGQRLAVAAAGMGNPHAVVPVADVAAIDLEGLGAALELHGAFPARTNVHFVQVLAPDHLVMRVWERGAGPTLACGTGACATLVACHRLGLAARHARLDLPGGPLEIHWDKASGHVFMTGPAEAVFDGVVAPSLFGEDGAQPPALAVAAPSSTIDCATACVNGCLRPEACPSAEARARVTALLEGRSLDDLVALAGESLESRTRGRLSRDVSAAT, encoded by the coding sequence GTGCTCCAATTCAGCAAATACCAGGGTCTGGGAAATGACTTCTTGCTCCTTGACGGCCGCAGCTTAGAGGATCCTGAGGGCCTGTTCGGCCTGACGCCTGAACGGGTGCAGCGGCTCTGCGACCGCCGCTTCGGGGTGGGCGGGGATGGGGTGATCCTGGCCCTGCCGCCCAGGGAGGGCGGTGAACTGCGGATGCGGATCTTCAACGCCGACGGCACCGAGCCGGAGATGTGCGGCAACGGCATCCGCTGTCTGGCCCGTTTCCTGGCGGACAGCGACGGCGACCAGGCTCCGCGGAGCTGGGAGATCGAGACCCTCGCCGGTCGCATGGTGCCGGCCCTGGCCGAGGACGGTCGCATTCGCGTCGACATGGGCCCGCCGTTCCTGACCCCCGAGAGCGTGCCCACCACCCTGGCCGTGGGGGAGCAGGGGCTGCCGGTGGGTGAGCTGGAGGTGCTGGGCCAGCGCCTGGCGGTGGCGGCCGCCGGCATGGGCAACCCCCACGCCGTCGTGCCCGTCGCCGACGTGGCGGCGATCGATCTGGAGGGCCTCGGCGCCGCCCTTGAGTTGCACGGGGCCTTTCCGGCCCGCACCAACGTCCACTTCGTCCAGGTGCTCGCCCCCGACCATCTGGTGATGCGGGTCTGGGAGCGGGGGGCGGGGCCCACCCTGGCCTGCGGAACGGGCGCCTGCGCCACCCTGGTGGCCTGCCATCGGCTCGGGCTGGCCGCCCGCCACGCCCGGCTCGATCTGCCGGGGGGGCCCCTGGAGATCCATTGGGACAAGGCCAGCGGCCACGTGTTCATGACCGGTCCGGCGGAGGCGGTGTTCGACGGGGTCGTGGCCCCGTCGCTGTTCGGCGAGGACGGGGCGCAGCCTCCCGCCCTGGCGGTGGCAGCGCCGTCCAGCACCATCGATTGCGCCACCGCCTGCGTCAACGGCTGCCTGCGGCCGGAGGCCTGCCCCAGCGCCGAAGCCCGAGCCCGCGTCACGGCCCTGCTGGAGGGTCGCTCCCTCGACGACCTGGTGGCCCTGGCGGGCGAATCCCTGGAATCCCGCACCCGGGGCCGCCTCTCCCGCGATGTCTCCGCCGCCACCTGA
- a CDS encoding Hfq-related RNA-binding protein: MQSFFERRGPRLDTTLPSVRHVQELIRIRTPVNVVLLSGKEFDGIIRWQDSHYLAMSTEPGTPLLLISLAAVASLRALS; encoded by the coding sequence ATGCAGAGTTTCTTTGAGCGACGGGGACCCAGGCTCGACACGACCCTGCCCAGTGTGCGGCACGTCCAGGAGCTGATCCGCATCCGCACCCCTGTGAATGTCGTCCTGCTCTCCGGCAAGGAGTTCGATGGCATCATCCGCTGGCAGGACAGCCATTACCTGGCGATGAGCACTGAACCGGGCACGCCGCTGCTGCTCATCAGCCTGGCCGCCGTGGCTTCGCTGCGGGCCCTCAGCTGA
- the leuS gene encoding leucine--tRNA ligase, with translation MTDPSRYRPEAIEQRWQLQWEQLGLHATPDPHDAAGEPYYTLSMFPYPSGSLHMGHVRNYVITDVIARAARLRGRQVLHPMGWDAFGLPAENAAIERGVDPGDWTDRNIAQMRDQLKRLGLSIDWDREVATCHADYYRWTQWLFLQFLDAGLAYRKEATVNWDPIDQTVLANEQVDAEGRSWRSGAQVEKRRLRQWFLKITAYADALLDDLPTLEGWPERVRTMQANWIGRSLGAELTFTTESGAAITVFTTRPDTIHGATYVVLAPDHPLVAELTTDDCRLSVTAFCDLVSRQSEQERTAEDRPKRGVPIGAWARNPASGERIPVWIADYVLADYGTGAVMGVPAHDQRDFAFARQYELPVRRVVIPEGSDPHAYEGQAWTESGVLIGSGSFDGLTTTEAKSAIVAWAEEQGWGQGRVQYRLRDWLISRQRYWGCPIPVIHCDSCGVVPVPDDQLPVELPRDIPLSGKGGTPLAKLASWVNVPCPSCGAPAKRETDTMDTFMCSSWYYLRYSDPHNDQRPFERPAVDRWLPVDQYVGGIEHAILHLLYSRFFTKVLRDRGLLGFSEPFARLLTQGMVQGITYRNPQTGQYVAPAQVADPSDPRDPVSGEVLEVFYEKMSKSKHNGVDPAVVIDRYGADTARMFILFKAPPEKDLEWDDADVEGQYRFLQRLWRLVDAAHGRGLRLSGPEAPQPVSADAASLSDGERELRRAVHTAIAAISEDLEGELQLNTAVSELMKLSNALAAHLEGAGPAVATEALATLLILLAPFAPHLAEELWQKLCGHGEEQPISAGASVHAQRWPAVDAAALVRDTIPLVIQVKGKMRGSLEVPADADAATLEKLALESEVAQRWLEGQPPRRVIVVPGKLVNLVP, from the coding sequence GTGACTGACCCTTCCCGCTACCGGCCCGAAGCGATCGAGCAGCGCTGGCAGCTGCAGTGGGAGCAGTTGGGACTGCACGCCACCCCCGATCCGCACGACGCCGCCGGGGAGCCCTATTACACCCTCTCAATGTTCCCCTACCCGTCGGGGAGCCTCCACATGGGCCACGTCCGCAATTACGTCATCACCGACGTGATCGCCCGGGCGGCCCGTCTGCGGGGACGGCAGGTGCTTCATCCCATGGGCTGGGACGCCTTCGGCCTGCCGGCGGAGAACGCCGCCATCGAGCGGGGCGTCGATCCGGGGGACTGGACCGACCGCAACATCGCCCAGATGCGGGACCAGCTCAAGCGGCTGGGCCTTTCGATCGACTGGGATCGGGAGGTGGCCACCTGCCACGCCGATTACTACCGCTGGACCCAGTGGCTGTTCCTGCAGTTCCTCGATGCCGGCCTGGCCTACCGCAAGGAGGCGACCGTCAACTGGGACCCGATCGACCAGACGGTGCTGGCCAATGAGCAGGTGGATGCGGAGGGGCGCTCCTGGCGCTCCGGTGCCCAGGTGGAGAAGCGCCGGCTGCGCCAGTGGTTTCTGAAGATCACCGCCTACGCCGATGCCCTGCTCGACGATCTCCCCACCCTGGAGGGCTGGCCGGAGCGGGTGCGCACGATGCAGGCCAACTGGATCGGCCGCTCCCTCGGGGCCGAGCTGACCTTCACCACGGAGAGCGGTGCCGCCATCACCGTCTTCACCACCCGGCCCGACACGATCCACGGGGCCACCTACGTGGTGCTGGCGCCGGACCATCCCCTGGTGGCGGAACTGACCACGGATGACTGCCGTCTCTCGGTGACCGCCTTCTGCGATCTGGTCAGCCGCCAGAGCGAGCAGGAGCGCACCGCCGAGGACCGGCCCAAGCGGGGCGTGCCGATTGGCGCCTGGGCGCGCAACCCCGCCAGCGGCGAACGCATCCCCGTCTGGATCGCCGATTACGTGCTGGCCGACTACGGCACCGGTGCCGTGATGGGCGTTCCGGCCCACGACCAGCGGGACTTCGCCTTCGCCCGGCAGTACGAATTGCCGGTGCGGCGGGTGGTGATCCCCGAAGGGTCCGACCCCCATGCCTACGAGGGCCAGGCCTGGACCGAATCCGGTGTTCTGATCGGCTCCGGCTCCTTCGACGGCCTGACCACCACCGAGGCCAAGTCGGCCATCGTCGCCTGGGCCGAAGAGCAGGGCTGGGGCCAGGGACGGGTGCAGTACCGCCTGCGCGACTGGCTGATCTCCCGCCAGCGCTACTGGGGCTGTCCCATTCCCGTGATCCACTGCGACAGCTGCGGCGTGGTGCCGGTCCCCGACGACCAGCTGCCGGTGGAATTGCCTCGGGACATCCCCCTGAGCGGCAAAGGGGGCACCCCGCTGGCCAAGTTGGCGTCGTGGGTGAACGTGCCCTGCCCCAGCTGCGGCGCCCCCGCCAAGCGGGAGACCGACACGATGGACACCTTCATGTGCTCGTCCTGGTACTACCTGCGCTACAGCGACCCCCACAACGACCAGCGGCCGTTCGAGCGTCCCGCCGTCGACCGCTGGTTGCCCGTCGACCAGTACGTGGGAGGCATCGAGCACGCCATCCTGCACCTGCTCTATTCCCGCTTCTTCACCAAGGTGCTGCGGGACCGGGGCCTGCTGGGCTTCTCCGAGCCCTTCGCCCGCCTGCTCACCCAGGGGATGGTGCAGGGCATCACCTATCGCAACCCCCAGACCGGGCAGTACGTGGCTCCGGCCCAGGTGGCTGACCCCAGCGACCCCCGCGATCCCGTCAGCGGCGAGGTGCTGGAGGTGTTCTACGAAAAGATGTCCAAGTCGAAGCACAACGGCGTCGATCCGGCGGTGGTGATCGACCGCTACGGGGCCGACACGGCCCGGATGTTCATCCTGTTCAAGGCACCCCCCGAGAAGGATCTGGAGTGGGACGATGCCGATGTGGAGGGCCAGTACCGCTTCCTGCAGCGCCTCTGGCGCCTGGTGGACGCGGCCCACGGTCGCGGGCTGCGCCTGAGCGGCCCTGAGGCCCCCCAACCGGTGTCAGCGGATGCCGCTTCCCTCAGCGACGGCGAAAGGGAGCTGCGCCGGGCCGTGCACACCGCCATCGCCGCCATCAGCGAAGACCTGGAAGGGGAGCTGCAACTCAACACCGCCGTCTCCGAGCTGATGAAGCTCAGCAACGCCCTGGCCGCCCACCTGGAAGGGGCAGGCCCGGCCGTGGCCACCGAGGCCCTCGCCACCCTGCTGATCCTGCTGGCGCCGTTCGCCCCCCACCTGGCCGAGGAGCTCTGGCAGAAACTCTGCGGCCACGGGGAGGAGCAGCCCATCAGCGCCGGGGCGAGCGTCCATGCCCAGCGCTGGCCCGCCGTCGATGCGGCGGCCCTGGTGCGTGACACGATCCCCCTGGTGATCCAGGTGAAGGGCAAGATGCGCGGCAGCCTGGAGGTGCCCGCCGACGCCGATGCGGCCACCCTCGAGAAGCTGGCGCTGGAAAGCGAGGTGGCTCAGCGCTGGCTGGAGGGTCAGCCGCCCCGGCGGGTGATCGTGGTGCCCGGCAAGCTGGTCAACCTGGTGCCCTGA
- the fghA gene encoding S-formylglutathione hydrolase, which translates to MLELLSENRSFGGLHRRYRHPSSELNGSATLAVYLPPQALAGERVPALYWLSGLTCTDENMMQKGGAHRLAAELGLALVAPDTSPRGAEVPTDPGGGWDLGQGAGFYVDATEAPWDRHYRMHAYVVQELPALLEAELPLTQARSISGHSMGGHGALVAALRHPGRYRSVSAFAPICHPSACPWGRKAFGAYLGPDPRAWAAWDATLLIPGAAERLPLLVDQGSADPFLDIQLRPADLAAAAEAAGHPLELRLQEGYDHSYFFIASFIDDHLHHHAAALGA; encoded by the coding sequence ATGCTCGAGCTGCTCAGCGAGAACCGCAGCTTCGGCGGTCTGCACCGCCGCTACCGCCACCCATCGTCCGAGCTGAACGGATCGGCAACCCTGGCGGTGTACCTGCCGCCCCAGGCCCTCGCCGGGGAGCGGGTGCCGGCCCTCTACTGGCTCTCAGGCCTCACCTGCACCGACGAAAATATGATGCAGAAGGGCGGGGCCCACCGTCTCGCGGCCGAGCTCGGCCTGGCCCTGGTGGCACCGGACACCAGCCCCAGGGGAGCGGAGGTGCCCACGGACCCCGGGGGCGGCTGGGACCTGGGCCAGGGGGCCGGCTTCTACGTCGATGCCACCGAGGCCCCGTGGGATCGCCACTACCGGATGCACGCCTACGTGGTGCAGGAGCTGCCCGCCCTGCTGGAAGCGGAGCTGCCTCTGACTCAAGCCCGCAGCATCAGCGGCCACTCCATGGGGGGCCACGGCGCCCTGGTGGCGGCTCTGCGGCACCCAGGCCGCTACCGCTCGGTGTCCGCCTTCGCCCCGATCTGCCATCCCTCCGCCTGCCCCTGGGGCCGGAAGGCCTTCGGGGCCTACCTGGGCCCCGACCCACGGGCCTGGGCTGCCTGGGACGCCACCCTGCTGATTCCGGGTGCCGCCGAGCGCCTGCCCCTGCTGGTGGATCAGGGCAGTGCCGACCCCTTCCTGGACATCCAGCTGCGGCCCGCCGACCTGGCGGCGGCGGCCGAGGCGGCGGGCCATCCCCTGGAGCTGCGCCTCCAGGAGGGCTACGACCACAGCTACTTCTTCATCGCCAGCTTCATCGACGACCACCTGCACCACCATGCCGCCGCCCTGGGGGCCTGA
- a CDS encoding S-(hydroxymethyl)glutathione dehydrogenase/class III alcohol dehydrogenase: MVRSRAAVAWAAGQPLEVTEIDVEGPRAGEVLLRVVATGVCHTDAFTLSGADPEGIFPAVLGHEGGAVVEAVGPGVTTLAVGDHVIPLYTPECRSCRFCLSGKTNLCQAIRATQGRGLMPDGSSRFSRNGQPIFHYMGTSTFSEYTVVPEIAVAKIAPEAPLEKVCLLGCGVTTGIGAVLNTAKVEPGSSVAVFGLGGIGLAVIIGAVMAGAERIIGIDTNPDKFAIAGQLGATECLDPKAFDAPIQEVVIDRTDGGVDYSFECIGNVQVMRAALECCHKGWGESTIIGVAGAGQEIATRPFQLVTGRVWRGSAFGGVRGRSELPGYVERFQQGEIPLDTFITHTMGLEDINRAFDLMHAGQSIRSVIHF, from the coding sequence ATGGTCCGATCCCGCGCCGCGGTCGCCTGGGCCGCCGGTCAGCCCCTGGAGGTCACCGAGATCGATGTGGAGGGCCCCCGGGCCGGTGAGGTGCTGCTGCGGGTGGTGGCCACGGGCGTGTGCCACACCGATGCCTTCACCCTTTCCGGCGCCGACCCCGAGGGGATCTTCCCGGCGGTGCTCGGCCACGAGGGCGGGGCGGTGGTGGAGGCGGTGGGTCCGGGGGTGACCACCCTGGCGGTGGGGGATCACGTGATCCCGCTCTACACGCCCGAGTGCCGTTCCTGCCGCTTCTGCCTGTCCGGCAAGACCAACCTCTGCCAGGCGATCCGCGCCACCCAGGGCCGGGGCCTGATGCCGGACGGCAGCAGCCGCTTCTCCAGGAATGGCCAGCCGATCTTCCACTACATGGGCACCTCCACCTTCTCGGAGTACACGGTGGTGCCCGAGATCGCGGTGGCGAAGATCGCCCCGGAGGCGCCCCTCGAGAAGGTGTGTCTGCTGGGCTGCGGCGTCACCACCGGCATCGGCGCCGTGCTCAACACCGCCAAGGTGGAACCCGGCAGCAGCGTGGCCGTCTTCGGCCTCGGCGGCATCGGCCTGGCGGTGATCATCGGAGCGGTGATGGCCGGGGCGGAGCGGATCATCGGCATCGACACCAACCCCGACAAGTTCGCCATCGCCGGCCAGCTCGGCGCCACCGAATGCCTCGACCCGAAGGCCTTCGACGCCCCCATCCAGGAAGTGGTGATCGACCGCACCGACGGCGGCGTTGATTACTCCTTCGAGTGCATCGGCAACGTCCAGGTGATGCGCGCCGCCCTGGAGTGCTGCCACAAGGGCTGGGGGGAATCCACGATCATCGGCGTGGCCGGGGCGGGCCAGGAGATCGCCACCCGGCCGTTCCAGCTGGTGACGGGCCGGGTCTGGCGGGGTTCCGCCTTCGGCGGGGTGCGGGGCCGCAGCGAGCTGCCCGGCTACGTCGAGCGGTTCCAGCAGGGGGAGATCCCCCTCGACACCTTCATCACCCACACGATGGGGCTCGAAGACATCAACCGGGCCTTCGACCTGATGCACGCCGGCCAGAGCATCCGCTCGGTGATCCACTTCTGA
- a CDS encoding glucose-6-phosphate isomerase → MSPLPPLNGQDSAALWERFRQLLWHDPDLALWLDVSRMGLEEKDLEAFEAPFARAFAAMEALEAGAIANADEGRQVGHYWLRAPELAPDPAVAAAIAAEVDRLETFGRDVLAGTVTAPGGRPFTDVLWIGIGGSGLGPLLMLRALARQGVGLPFHFFDNVDPDGMARTLAGLADRLTTTLVIVVSKSGGTPEPHLGMVQARARVLAAGGDWSAQAVAITMGGSHLDQEAKAAGWLRRFDMFDWVGGRTSITSAVGLLPAALIGADLRGFLEGAAAMDRLTRVPDLRANPAALLAASWHVAGGGQGRRDMVVLPYRDRLEVFSRYLQQLVMESLGKRLDRDGVVVHQGLAVYGNKGSTDQHAYVQQLRDGLDNFFVTFIEVLEDPADIPTIDGECPADFLEGFLQGTRTALAEQARQSITITLRRFDARGLGALIGLFERAVGLYGELVNVNAYHQPGVEAGKQAAAGILALQSRVEGLLADGQPRSLAAIGAELGLEAVEPVFWLLRHLCANDRGYGAKGDWGQPDGLVFQHT, encoded by the coding sequence ATGTCCCCGCTGCCGCCGTTGAACGGCCAAGATTCCGCCGCCCTCTGGGAGCGATTCCGCCAGCTGCTCTGGCACGACCCTGATCTCGCCCTCTGGCTGGACGTGAGCCGGATGGGCCTGGAGGAGAAGGATCTCGAGGCCTTCGAAGCCCCCTTCGCCCGCGCCTTCGCCGCCATGGAGGCCCTCGAAGCCGGGGCTATCGCCAACGCCGACGAGGGTCGGCAGGTGGGCCACTACTGGCTCCGGGCCCCTGAGCTGGCCCCCGACCCGGCGGTGGCCGCCGCGATCGCCGCGGAGGTGGACCGTCTCGAAACCTTTGGACGGGATGTGCTGGCCGGGACGGTCACGGCCCCCGGGGGTCGGCCCTTCACCGACGTGCTCTGGATCGGCATCGGCGGTTCCGGCCTGGGCCCCCTGCTGATGCTCCGGGCCCTGGCGCGCCAGGGGGTGGGACTGCCGTTCCACTTCTTCGACAACGTCGACCCCGACGGCATGGCCCGCACCCTCGCCGGCCTGGCCGACCGTCTCACCACCACGCTGGTGATCGTGGTCAGCAAGTCGGGGGGCACCCCCGAACCCCATCTGGGCATGGTCCAGGCCCGGGCGCGGGTACTGGCCGCCGGGGGCGACTGGAGCGCCCAGGCGGTGGCCATCACCATGGGCGGCAGCCACCTGGATCAGGAGGCGAAGGCGGCCGGCTGGCTGCGCCGCTTCGACATGTTCGACTGGGTGGGGGGCCGCACCAGCATCACCAGTGCCGTCGGCCTGCTGCCCGCTGCCTTGATCGGCGCCGACCTGCGCGGTTTCCTGGAGGGGGCCGCCGCCATGGACCGGCTGACCCGGGTGCCCGACCTGCGTGCCAACCCTGCCGCCCTGCTGGCCGCCTCCTGGCATGTGGCCGGCGGCGGCCAGGGGCGCCGCGACATGGTGGTGCTCCCCTACCGGGACCGGCTGGAGGTGTTCAGCCGCTACCTGCAGCAGCTGGTGATGGAGTCGCTGGGCAAGCGGCTCGACCGTGACGGCGTCGTGGTGCACCAGGGCCTCGCCGTCTACGGCAACAAGGGATCCACCGACCAGCACGCCTACGTGCAGCAGCTGCGGGACGGCCTCGACAACTTCTTCGTGACCTTCATTGAGGTGCTGGAGGATCCGGCGGACATCCCCACGATCGACGGCGAGTGCCCGGCCGACTTCCTTGAGGGGTTCCTGCAGGGCACGCGGACGGCCTTGGCCGAACAGGCCCGCCAGAGCATCACCATCACCCTGCGCCGCTTCGACGCCCGCGGCCTCGGGGCCCTGATCGGCCTGTTCGAGCGGGCGGTGGGGCTCTACGGCGAACTGGTCAATGTCAACGCCTACCACCAGCCCGGGGTGGAAGCCGGCAAGCAGGCGGCCGCCGGGATCCTGGCGCTGCAGAGCCGGGTGGAGGGCCTGCTCGCCGATGGCCAGCCCCGCTCCCTGGCCGCCATCGGCGCGGAGCTGGGGCTGGAGGCGGTGGAGCCGGTGTTCTGGCTGCTGCGCCACCTCTGTGCCAATGACCGCGGCTATGGGGCGAAAGGCGACTGGGGGCAGCCCGACGGGCTGGTCTTCCAGCACACTTGA
- a CDS encoding N-acetylmuramoyl-L-alanine amidase, which translates to MTSALRPLVLAVAGAGVLSLGGLTWLGRDLIGAPGNAGGRASLLDLLEEVRQSPADGGGSPSPPEQVLPPPQAAWRAPLGGACQADPTLRARLAGLAERLRYDTVRLRIDPSNYGERFRRDAFGQTLDTTPQVVVLHETVFGINSAINTFMTPHPRDEDQVSYHTLIGLDGQVVEALDPAKRAFGAGNSAFNGRWVVTNPELAGSINNFALHLSLETPLDGENQESSHSGYTAAQYDALAVVLARWMRRYRIPPSNITTHQHVDLGGERMDPRSFDWRELQERLVALGVLC; encoded by the coding sequence ATGACCTCGGCCCTGCGCCCCCTGGTGCTGGCGGTGGCCGGTGCGGGCGTGCTCAGCCTGGGGGGACTCACCTGGCTGGGCCGTGACCTCATCGGCGCTCCAGGCAACGCCGGGGGCCGCGCCTCCCTGCTCGACCTGCTGGAGGAGGTCCGCCAGTCCCCCGCCGATGGGGGAGGGTCGCCGTCGCCCCCTGAGCAGGTCCTGCCGCCGCCCCAGGCCGCCTGGCGCGCTCCCCTGGGGGGGGCCTGTCAGGCTGATCCGACCCTGCGCGCCCGCCTGGCGGGCCTGGCGGAGCGACTTCGCTACGACACCGTCCGGCTGCGCATCGACCCGAGCAACTACGGCGAGCGTTTCCGCCGGGATGCCTTCGGCCAGACGCTCGACACCACCCCCCAGGTCGTCGTGCTGCACGAGACGGTCTTCGGCATCAACTCGGCGATCAACACCTTCATGACACCCCATCCGCGGGACGAGGATCAGGTGAGTTACCACACCCTGATCGGCCTCGACGGCCAGGTGGTGGAGGCGCTGGACCCGGCCAAGCGGGCCTTCGGTGCCGGCAATTCCGCCTTCAACGGCCGCTGGGTGGTGACGAACCCGGAGCTGGCCGGCTCGATCAACAACTTCGCCCTGCACCTCAGCCTGGAGACGCCCCTCGACGGGGAGAACCAGGAATCCAGCCACAGCGGTTACACGGCCGCCCAGTACGACGCCCTCGCCGTGGTCCTGGCCCGCTGGATGCGCCGCTACCGCATCCCCCCCAGCAACATCACCACCCACCAGCACGTGGATCTGGGGGGCGAACGCATGGATCCGCGTAGCTTCGACTGGCGGGAACTCCAGGAGCGGCTGGTCGCTCTCGGTGTGCTCTGCTGA
- a CDS encoding M61 family metallopeptidase yields MSDDPPHPASAAGPVVQLDLREPHRHRVRVRLHLTPRSLRTELRLPAWTPGSYLIRDHVRNLEGLEVVQGETRVVPTRLSEACWRLSLTSLDPLVVRYDLQATELSVRTCHLSADHGFLALAGVVLEATGERWNPHRLELRLPKGWQAFVPLPTAGDGAWIAGDYDRLMDAPLEAGPHPCHPFSVAGVPHRWVTWGGDLPVQDPAWLADVERTALACCRLMGESAPASDDYLFVLHLLEAGFGGLEHDHASVLQYGRRALAAPGGRRKLLQLVAHEYLHQWNVRRLKPAELTPLDYGRATIVSGLWFAEGVTSYLDLLLPLAAGIGTEAELLEDLGADLSRYRLTPGRRVQGLRQSAEEAWVKLYRQDASSADSQISYYLKGAVVALVLDLHLRRHGSSLGVVLRALWRSHGAAGRGYTNADLVNAFAGQAPDLAALLPHWLESSDDPDLDAYLADLGLALRPKPARDPFLGWQLVEPTAATLRLKRVHRDGPAERACLQAGDELLALDDLRLRTPEDLAMALTIPAAPAERQVLYARDGRVRTTRLVPGPPAIDGWQLVIDPDLDSPHTRDNRQRWLSLQP; encoded by the coding sequence GTGTCTGACGACCCACCCCATCCCGCCTCGGCCGCCGGTCCGGTCGTCCAGCTCGACCTGCGCGAACCCCATCGCCATCGGGTCCGGGTCCGCCTCCACCTCACCCCCCGGAGCCTGCGGACGGAGCTGCGGCTGCCCGCCTGGACCCCGGGCTCGTACCTGATCCGGGACCACGTGCGGAACCTGGAGGGTCTGGAGGTGGTTCAAGGGGAGACCCGCGTCGTACCGACGCGTCTGTCGGAGGCCTGCTGGCGGCTGTCCCTCACCAGCCTCGATCCCCTCGTCGTCCGCTACGACCTCCAGGCCACGGAACTGAGCGTGCGCACCTGCCACCTCAGTGCCGACCATGGCTTCCTGGCCCTGGCCGGCGTGGTGCTGGAAGCCACGGGCGAACGCTGGAATCCCCACCGCCTGGAGTTGCGGCTGCCCAAGGGCTGGCAGGCCTTCGTTCCCCTGCCAACCGCCGGCGACGGGGCCTGGATCGCCGGCGACTACGACCGGCTGATGGATGCGCCGCTGGAGGCTGGCCCCCATCCCTGCCACCCCTTCAGCGTCGCCGGGGTGCCGCACCGCTGGGTCACCTGGGGGGGCGACCTGCCCGTGCAGGATCCCGCCTGGCTGGCCGATGTGGAACGGACCGCCCTGGCCTGCTGCCGTCTGATGGGAGAGAGCGCCCCCGCCAGTGACGACTACCTGTTCGTGCTGCACCTGCTGGAGGCGGGCTTCGGAGGCCTGGAGCACGACCACGCCAGCGTGCTCCAGTACGGCCGCCGGGCCCTGGCGGCTCCCGGCGGTCGCCGCAAACTGCTGCAGCTGGTGGCCCACGAGTACCTGCACCAGTGGAACGTGCGGCGCCTCAAACCCGCCGAACTCACGCCGCTCGACTACGGCCGGGCCACGATCGTGTCCGGTCTCTGGTTCGCCGAGGGGGTGACCTCCTACCTCGATCTGCTGCTGCCGCTGGCGGCCGGCATCGGCACGGAGGCCGAGCTGCTCGAGGACCTGGGAGCCGACCTGAGCCGCTACCGGCTCACCCCCGGTCGCCGGGTCCAGGGACTGCGCCAGAGCGCCGAGGAGGCCTGGGTGAAGCTCTACCGCCAGGATGCCTCCTCGGCCGACAGCCAGATCAGCTACTACCTCAAGGGGGCCGTGGTGGCCCTGGTGCTCGACCTGCACCTGCGGCGACACGGCTCCAGCCTGGGGGTGGTGCTGCGGGCGCTGTGGCGCAGCCATGGGGCCGCCGGGCGGGGCTACACGAACGCCGATCTGGTCAACGCCTTCGCGGGCCAGGCCCCTGACCTGGCGGCGCTGCTGCCGCACTGGCTGGAGAGCAGCGACGACCCCGACCTCGACGCCTACCTGGCGGACCTCGGGCTGGCCCTGCGGCCCAAACCGGCCCGGGATCCGTTCCTCGGCTGGCAGCTGGTGGAGCCCACGGCGGCCACGTTGCGGCTGAAGCGGGTGCACAGGGACGGCCCGGCGGAGCGGGCCTGCCTGCAGGCGGGCGATGAGCTGCTGGCCCTCGACGACCTGCGCCTGCGGACCCCTGAGGACCTGGCCATGGCCCTCACCATCCCTGCGGCACCGGCGGAACGGCAGGTGCTTTACGCGCGGGACGGTCGGGTGCGCACCACCCGTCTGGTGCCCGGCCCCCCGGCCATCGACGGCTGGCAGCTGGTGATCGATCCGGATCTGGACAGCCCTCACACCCGCGACAACCGGCAGCGCTGGCTGTCGCTGCAGCCATGA
- a CDS encoding DUF1257 domain-containing protein, which produces MSHLSILPTVLRDAEALAATLASLDLPWRWGGELVGFAGERQAVTLQLQLKDGQGLGWAAMDDGSLALVGDLQRLSRNTALQRLLGRITRAYAARAALEEARLAVPTASIELRV; this is translated from the coding sequence ATGTCCCATCTCTCCATCCTGCCCACCGTGCTGCGGGATGCCGAGGCCCTGGCGGCCACCCTCGCCAGCCTCGATCTCCCCTGGCGGTGGGGGGGTGAACTGGTCGGATTCGCCGGCGAACGCCAGGCGGTGACGCTGCAGCTGCAGCTCAAGGACGGCCAGGGCCTGGGATGGGCCGCCATGGACGATGGATCCCTCGCGCTGGTGGGCGATCTCCAGCGCCTCAGCCGCAACACCGCCCTGCAGCGCCTGCTGGGCCGGATCACCCGGGCCTATGCCGCCCGGGCGGCCCTCGAGGAGGCCCGCCTGGCCGTCCCCACGGCGTCGATCGAGCTCCGTGTCTGA